The following are from one region of the Coccinella septempunctata chromosome 7, icCocSept1.1, whole genome shotgun sequence genome:
- the LOC123317023 gene encoding odorant-binding protein 59a encodes MKVYILFIFSCFIHAEALECGIKALVDNSMKRAITNCLSKNMTLNDIYDFSANSPKENEAPLKNKEDEGIKRNATSSNETKIRKTRSTRTTKFDRQVSEITTTNQPETETDQTTVETFSQQENCILQCILSRMNLTNQKGLPDQEKITNLLTKHSRGRELMDFLKDTTENCFRKLKEDSSKDSCDYSVELIRCMANEGKFNCGDWPAGDISLFN; translated from the exons ATGAAAGTCTATAtactttttatattttcttgtttCATACATGCAGAA GCACTGGAATGTGGTATAAAAGCGTTGGTCGACAACTCTATGAAGAGAGCCATCACAAATTGCCTTAGTAAAAATATGACCTTAAATGATATTTATGATTTCTCAGCAAATTCACCGAAAGAAAACGAAGCTcccttgaaaaataaagaagatgAAGGAATCAAAAGGAATGCAA CTTCTTCAAATGAAACCAAAATCAGAAAAACAAGATCCACCAGGACAACGAAGTTTGATCGTCAAGTCTCTGAAATAACTACCACAAACCAACCAGAAACGGAAACAGACCAAACAACAGTAGAAACTTTTTCACAGCAAGAAAATTGTATTCTGCAATGCATTCTATCCAGAATGAACTTG ACAAACCAGAAAGGCTTACCTGATCAAGAAAAAATCACGAATCTGCTCACAAAACACTCTAGAGGAAGGGAATTGATGGACTTCTTGAAGGatacaacagaaaactgttTCCGGAAGCTTAAGGAAG ATTCATCAAAAGATTCCTGCGATTATTCAGTAGAACTGATCAGATGCATGGCAAACGAAGGAAAGTTCAACTGTGGAGATTGGCCAGCTGGGGATATATCCCTCTTTAACTGa
- the LOC123316804 gene encoding dynein regulatory complex subunit 2-like, with translation MGKKKKSKKSKLLKMSDEERARYFQHKAEQEEEAKRRREQLVKAWMIKKMKKEQAFSRLNLAKINTYWIQFFRKIKVKEMRDEIKYLQEWLDYILTLKNRIINNLLIELQEAESQYSYNFKAHCVHIDKFIDFHKNWVSELQNLFDEDRYEMTELYLSNMEEYKRRSHENEDYLKTIIFAQGKNAEVAIREDYEYFMKRNYEIIKNVSIQNEESIRHMITIRDAACASLWRRMAQSVRQYVRRTDARRHHMAELRKLDAESATEISDNQERITKLENSIEQLKKHFNNSSEDSKLQLQQMKNEEKRKNMEVVRKRKDLKKSNENDNRKITILTTTSNNSIEHLNRILRTVEHCLFLYKACRKYETSNENLNKWLNKKIGLKYPYFGLPQVQEAKMDAWEEQDDDLTDDFVIEGTKLFSRINLGQLHFQGPKILIDTKKIISRIFPAKKATSKRSSAPSKLLRRSGKIRPETSVSYGSKVSSTSQDLFSDKPQVSNLSKVLIQAKPSVSSSASLLSTPSKITEEDEEDEQKDLDFIPELDVGIGHLEKLNYLWDMKSKVIVDIKELKGEKNQLRYENEQLKHMLRLVLEAAALRRGDMGNDTDSCVTSSGRGSFSATLRTAYDQF, from the exons ATGGGTAAAAAAAAGAAATCTAAGAAAAGCAAATTGCTCAAGATGTCTGATGAGGAAAGGGCTAGATATTTCCAGCATAAGGCTGAGCAGGAAGAAGAGGCCAAGAGGAGGAGAGAACAACTTGTTAAAGCCTGGATGATT aaaaagatgaagaaagaacaGGCCTTCAGCAGGCTCAATCTAGCCAAAATAAACACCTATTGGATCCAGTTTTTCCGAAAGATAAAAGTGAAGGAAATGAgggatgaaataaaatatctccAAGAATGGTTGGACTACATTCTTACGTTAAAAAATAGGATAATCAATAATCTGTTGATTGAATTGCAAGAGGCCGAATCACAGTATTCATACAACTTCAAAGCTCATTGTGTACACATCGACAAATTCATAG ATTTTCACAAGAACTGGGTCTCTGAATTACAGAATTTGTTCGACGAAGATAGGTATGAAATGACTGAGTTGTACTTATCAAATATGGAGGAATACAAGAGACGTTCTCATGAGAATGAAGACTAtttgaaaacaataatttttgCTCAGGGCAAAAATGCTGAAGTTGCTATTCGCGAGGATTACGAATATTTCATGAAGAGGaattatgaaattataaaaaatgtgAGTATCCAA AACGAGGAATCTATTCGTCACATGATCACAATTCGGGACGCCGCGTGCGCTTCCCTATGGAGGCGGATGGCTCAATCTGTCCGTCAGTACGTAAGACGCACCGATGCCAGGCGCCACCATATGGCTGAGCTGCGCAAATTGGACGCAGAAAGCGCCACTGAGATCTCCGACAACCAGGAGCGCATAACGAAGCTGGAG aattCCATAGAGCAACTCAAGAAACACTTCAATAATTCTTCAGAAGACTCAAAACTACAACTTCAACAAATGAAAAAcgaagaaaaaaggaaaaatatgGAAGTGGTAAGAAAGAGGAAAGACCTGAAAAAAAGCAACGAAAACGACAATaggaaaataacaattttaactACCACATCCAACAACTCTATAGAGCACCTGAACagaattctgagaactgttgAACATTGTTTGTTCTTATACAAAGCATGCCGAAAATATGAAACgtcaaatgaaaatttgaacaaaTGGCTGAACAAGAAAATCGGTTTGAAATATCCCTATTTCGGTTTACCGCAAGTTCAAGAAGCTAAAATGGACGCTTGGGAGGAGCAGGATGATGACTTAACGGACGATTTCGTTATAGAAGGAACCAAATTGTTTTCAAGGATCAATCTTGGACAGTTACATTTTCAA GGTCCTAAGATTCTGATAGATACCAAGAAAATCATAAGTAGAATTTTTCCTGCTAAGAAAGCTACTTCCAAAAGGTCATCAGCACCCTCCAAACTTCTACGACGTTCTGGAAAAATTCGACCAGAAACTTCAGTTTCCTATGGTTCCAAGGTATCTTCAACAAGTCAAGATTTGTTCAGTGATAAACCACAGGTTAGCAACCTAAGTAAGGTGTTGATACAAGCTAAGCCATCTGTGAGCTCTTCAGCAAGCCTCTTGTCAACTCCGTCTAAAATAACTGAAGAGGATGAAGAAGACGAACAGAAAGATTTGGATTTCATTCCAGAGCTTGATGTTGGAATAGGACATTTGGAAAAGTTGAATTATTTGTGGGATATGAAGAGTAAGGTCATAGTAGATATAAAAGAGCTTAAAGGGGAAAAGAATCAATTGAGGTATGAGAATGAGCAGTTGAAACATATGCTGAGACTGGTTTTAGAGGCTGCTGCTTTAAGGAGAGGTGATATGGGGAATGACACTGATTCATGTGTAACCTCATCAGGTCGTGGTAGTTTTTCTGCCACTTTGAGGACTGCTTATGATCAATTCTGA